The Papaver somniferum cultivar HN1 unplaced genomic scaffold, ASM357369v1 unplaced-scaffold_75, whole genome shotgun sequence genome includes the window TCATTCGAACCTAGGCTCAGGTAAATTTCTCCTTTACTTAGTTGTCTGGTTATCTGAAACCCCTGAAATgaattgcatacatgattagtGGCTCCAAATCTATACACCAACTTGATGTATAAGTGGAAACATTTGCCTCAACAACTAAAGATTCAAAATTACCTTCTGATTTCTTCTTAGCTAAGTACTCCGTGCAGTTGCGCTTCCAATGACCAGGCTTGTTGCAGTGGAAACACTTTCCTTTGCAACACTTTCTCCCTTGTTCTTTTTAACACCCAAAGCATGGTTCGCTGAAGGAGTTGTTTTTGACCTTTCTTCTTAGGATTCTTTCGCTTAGGTTTGCGCTTAGAATCCTCCGCTAAGTTAACACTTCCAGTTGCCTTTTTATTGTGCAAAATTCCTTCCGCAGTTTGCAATTGGTTAAGTAACTCGGGAAGAGTTAAAACCATCTTATTCATTTGACATTCAACTTGAAATGTGCAAACGAACTGGGAAGGGAATTAAGAACAATGTCAACTTTCATATTAGCATCGATAGTTGACCCAAGGGTATCCAATTCGTTAAACAGAGATATCATGAGAATGACGTGCTCACGAACTGGAGTTCCTTCTTGCATCTTAGTGTTCATTAGATTTTTAGTAGCTTCCGCTTTGGCGGGACTGTGTTCAAAAACATCTCTTTTAGACCATTAATGATCTCAGCAGCTTTCTCAAAGCCCTCATTGGTGATGCAATACATTGGAAATAGAAACCATGATATAGCACTTGGCCATATCATTAGCCTTTTTCCACCTTGCATGCTCACCTACTGTGGCTTCAGGTTCAGGGAGTATAGGTTCTGGCTCACTAAGAACAAACTTGTAATCTTGTACAGTGAGTAATATCCAAGTTTCTTTTCCAATCAACATAGTTGGGACGGTTAATTGGTTTTCTTTCAAGATAATCTGTAAGGGACTGAGGCTCGACATTGACATCTAAACATGCATAACAAATAAGTCGTAGTGAGATAAAACAGctcttaaaaaaattaaaaatttatttATCACAACTCCCTAGTATTACGATAAAGATCGGATTCCCAAAACTTTACATCCGTAACATTCCTCAGGGAATTAGTTGCGCATATAGTTTTTCAGGTGGAAGATCTTTCCATTGATTTAACAACCCTAGACATCTCATGTCATATTAAATCAACAATCCGATATGTTCGGCCTCTAAAATAAATATTTGTTTCCTTGGAAATCAAATtaattattttaattaagtgTAACCCATAGACTATATCTCAGAGCCGACATAAATTGGATATCTCCTTGGGGAGAATAAAACAATTCATGTAATCTGAATTTCACCTATGGAAGGCCGCGGGATACGAAAATCCCTCTCCCACTTAATTTCTTATACAAGGGCAATCACCATTCACACAGCtcatgcataaaccaaaataataTTGCGATTTTATGATTACCAATCTAATTATTCCAAGCTGATACTACAGCTAAAATATATATGCACATAAACTAATAGTTACTAAAGTTCCCTGAATCACCAACTAAACACATTGGTACTGTGTAATCAGTTATCTAAAGGGATAACTAACTGTTGACGTTTGTAATGTTCCAAGACCCGTTAAAAACTTGTTTTAATACACCGTACCAAAACTGTTTTGGACTTACTAAAACAAATTTTGgtcttcattatcaaacaattcAGTTACCCTCTTAAGCCAATTAAGGGTTAACAAACAATCCATTGATACACTGTTGACTACCCATGAAAACTTTGGTTTACACGGGAAAAAAATTTCAAAGAATCTAACCCACTTCTTACATCTCATGTAGAAATACAAAGGAACCCATATATCCCTCAAAGTGATTTCATACTCTAGCATAAAAACATTAGTTATCCATACACATACATTAATTTGCATCATATACAAGATTCAGCCAATACCCATctcaaaataatcaaataaatcatCAATAATCAACAACATCCATCAATTGATAAATCTAGGGTTCCATCGATTAATAGAAATTACCAaattgaaaaaaccctaatttttataacCCATCATAATCTCTATCATGATAAATAAAATTACAATTATTAACATCTAAACCTAGCTGTTGATGCCATTGTTAGGAATCTATCAAAAACGCAGCGgaaattggtttaaaaattttctaTAAAACCCCTTGTTTCATAGATGTTAATAAGAGCAAAGAGGGATTAGAGATTTTGTGTACCTTTCCTTTTGCTAATCCAAATCtccaagaagaacaacaaaatccacttttAGCTTTATCTCCAAAACCACCGTAACGGAAGGAAGAAGAACAAGTCCTGTGGCTTTGTTTCTAAACACCAAACTCCAATTGATTACCACAACAACTTTGTTCACTTGAACTAAACCAAACTTTTGATATGTTTGTACTTTCACTAACAATCACCGTGATTCGAAAGCACCTACTGTATCCTTGAAGAAGAGAATGTAAAACAAGTTTCTGTAGATTTTGGGAATAAAAGCTCGTATAGATTTTTCttaggaaaataagagaaaagacAATTGCTGCCACAAAACTAGAAAGACACGTAGGTTAGTTTTGGACTTTCTTCCAAAATCCTTAATTGTATAGGGACGGGAAAATAAGAAGGCACAACTTTCTTAGCTTTTTCTGTAGTTCTAGCCTTGATTGCTTgctccccttatatagttttgaTACTAGGAGCTGTCCCTCTTATTTTTAAATACCTTTTCCAAATACAATTAGGTCTCTTGGCTACAAACAATTTTAGCTTTTCTTAACCGTACAGGACTCTATGTGTCTCACACAATTCCAAATACGATTAGGAAATTACAAGTCATTCCACCAAAGACTTGTAATTGACAAACACTCTAAAATTGTCTGTTTTAATAAAAGTAAAACCCTTCCTCTACTTTCTTACAATAAGTCCCTCCGTGAATACCGGTATTCATAAATTCTCATAGGCGTGTAAAAATTACACATCATCTCCCTATGCAGAATTTATATTTGGTCCTTGATGCGCTTTTTacattattattataataatcaCTTAAACAATTGACCACTGGCCAGTCTAGAATAATAATTCCCGcacaataatccaagggaatacaCATCGAGACGGATACCATATTGAATATGTATATTCTTACTGCGTACTCACGACTATCCATCTTACCCAGATATTGGATCCAAAAATGACCTCACTGCTTGGTAAGACAAGATGCCCGGAAATACACGTAGCGTATATACATATTCTCAGAATTAAGAACTTATGTAAAGTAGTAACTTAAATCTATTCACAAGCTGATAAATTACGAACAGAAATAACCGACTGGTTCGACATAATCCAATTACATCAACCTGCTAGATTTAGAAGTCTCCACTTCTATGATGAGATTTATCATAATACGTACGTAATAATCATAGCAAGTTATAATCTAATCAATAAAAATGATTCCACATAGATTACGAACTAAATGTCACCAATATATATATCTCCATTGTATAAATTACAACTAATATATTTGACCACATCTCACAAAGCATGTTTAAAGTGAACTGTTAAATAATATTTAAAATGTAATGTCAAACTATTATTTTTGGGCATAACCCCAACATTAACTCGTCTCAAAAACCCCGCAAATCAACTGCTCTTCCTTCTTTGCTCCCTACAACTCGAATGCTGTTCCTTCCTCCTCCACACAACTCCTCAACTGCTCTTCCTCCTCCCCAAAACACCTCAACTGCTCTTCCTCCTCCCACAATATATATTCTACATTTCTCATCACTCTTTTTCACTCATCAcattttcttccatcaaaaacaaaaaatggcAACAAATTTCATGGATGAAGAAATTCCTATTGTAGTTTCACGCCAGGATTTCCCTCCTAACTTTGTGTTTGGTGTTTCAACTTCTGCTTATCAGGTAACCACGTACTAACATCCCATTCAAGAAAAGAGGGAAAAATTAACTTTTTGAGTCTAACCCATACGCTCATTTTCGGTAATACGCAGAGCTCTGTGAGAGAAACATATCCCTAATATATTAGCTTTAAATCCGTTACCATTTGGTTTTTATTCATAAAAATGACTTAAAAGTGTGAGAATAAAAATGTGAAAGTATCCTTCATTTTCTTTATTTCAGcctaaatttaatatttttatgatgGTTTTTGTTATTCATTCAATAATTATTAGACGAGGAAAGTTATATAACTTTGTTGCGCTGATAGAAAATAGTTGAGATTTACATTTTttgtaaaaaaaagagagagtccAACCCCAGATCTCTAATGGACTTGGATACTTTTAAATCACCTTTTGTTAGAGAACATTTGTTCAATCCAGATTTGAATTTGGATCAGGAAATTTTAGATGTTGATGAAAGTTTGGTGTTTTTATAGGTTGAAGGAGCAGTTAATGAAGGTGGCAGGGGTGAGAGTATTTGGGATGTTTTTGCACGCAAAGAAGGTGCGTCAGACCATTTCAAACACATTTGAGACCGTCTGTGTCTAGTTATTGTTAGATCCTTGCACACTTGGCAGCAATGTTGGTAGAGTTTTTTTAACGGAATCGACCTTGAATATTGTATCAGGAAAAATCGTAGATGGAAGTAATGGAGACATTGCTGCAGATCAATATCACCGCTACAAGGTAGTAAATTTTCTCTAGGATTTGGTACGTACTTGTTCAACTTTGCGATAAAATGTTATCTTTAAGATGCTAATAACAAGCATGTTTGCCTTTTATATATATAGGAAGATGTCGAACTTATGTCCAAGCTGGGATTTGATGCCTACCGATTTTCTGTATCATGGCCTCGTATTTTCCCTGGTATT containing:
- the LOC113344223 gene encoding uncharacterized protein LOC113344223, producing the protein MSSLSPLQIILKENQLTVPTMLIGKETWILLTVQDYKFVLSEPEPILPEPEATVGEHARWKKANDMANPAKAEATKNLMNTKMQEGTPVREHVILMISLFNELDTLGSTIDANMKVDIVLNSLPSSFAHFKLNVK